One stretch of Thermanaerosceptrum fracticalcis DNA includes these proteins:
- the nifV gene encoding homocitrate synthase, giving the protein MAAAELVKEKKKVYIVDTTLRDGEQTAGVVFANQEKITIAKMLSDLGVDQIEAGIPVMGGDEKEALKAIVKANLKSSIMAWNRAVISDLESSIDCGVDAVAISISTSDIHIKHKLQSTRERVLEQMVKAVEFAKKHGLYISVNAEDASRSDEDFLVLFAKTAKEAGANRLRYCDTVGVLEPFTTYEKVKTLRDKVDIDIEMHTHNDFGMATANTLAGIKAGANYAGVTVNGLGERAGNAALEEVAMALKHVMGYNLVMDTKGFLELSQYVAKASNRKLHVSKPIVGSNMFAHESGIHADGAYKNPKTYEAFEPEEVGLVRQIIIGKHSGSASIIKKFSEFGIELDNEKANEILNKVRKLAVELKRPLFDKELIQLYQG; this is encoded by the coding sequence ATGGCAGCTGCCGAATTAGTCAAGGAAAAAAAGAAGGTTTATATCGTGGACACAACATTACGGGACGGTGAACAAACAGCCGGTGTGGTTTTTGCTAACCAGGAGAAAATCACTATTGCCAAAATGCTCTCCGACCTGGGCGTTGATCAGATTGAAGCAGGGATACCTGTCATGGGCGGGGACGAAAAAGAAGCCCTCAAGGCTATCGTCAAGGCTAACTTGAAATCCAGTATCATGGCCTGGAACCGGGCTGTAATTTCTGACCTGGAATCCTCCATCGATTGCGGCGTAGACGCCGTGGCCATTTCCATTTCTACCTCCGACATTCATATTAAACATAAACTCCAGTCAACCCGTGAGCGCGTCCTGGAGCAAATGGTTAAGGCAGTGGAATTTGCCAAGAAACACGGCCTGTACATTTCCGTTAATGCCGAAGATGCCTCCCGTTCTGATGAAGATTTCCTGGTCCTTTTCGCCAAGACAGCCAAAGAAGCCGGGGCTAACCGCCTGCGCTACTGTGATACCGTCGGAGTCCTCGAGCCCTTCACGACTTATGAAAAAGTAAAGACTCTTAGGGACAAAGTGGATATCGATATTGAAATGCATACTCACAACGATTTTGGCATGGCCACAGCTAACACCCTGGCCGGTATTAAAGCAGGCGCCAACTATGCCGGGGTTACGGTAAACGGCCTGGGAGAAAGGGCCGGCAACGCAGCCCTGGAGGAGGTAGCCATGGCCCTGAAACACGTCATGGGTTACAATCTCGTTATGGACACCAAGGGATTCCTGGAGTTATCCCAGTACGTAGCCAAGGCCTCCAACCGTAAGCTGCATGTCAGCAAGCCCATTGTAGGTTCCAATATGTTTGCCCACGAATCAGGCATCCATGCCGATGGCGCCTATAAAAATCCCAAGACTTACGAAGCCTTTGAACCAGAGGAAGTGGGACTGGTACGCCAGATTATTATCGGAAAACACTCGGGATCAGCTTCTATTATTAAGAAATTCAGTGAATTCGGTATTGAACTGGACAATGAAAAAGCCAATGAGATCTTAAATAAAGTCCGCAAACTGGCCGTGGAATTAAAACGCCCCTTATTTGATAAGGAGCTGATCCAACTCTATCAAGGTTAG
- a CDS encoding TM1266 family iron-only hydrogenase system putative regulator, which produces MEKRIGVVGIVVEDRQHVPRLNQILSEHGDLIVGRMGIPRRGSVSVIALIVEGSNEEVGALTGKLGSLKGVKVRSALTSHTVGEE; this is translated from the coding sequence ATGGAAAAGAGAATTGGTGTGGTGGGCATTGTTGTGGAGGATAGACAGCATGTGCCCAGGTTGAATCAAATTTTGAGTGAACATGGGGATTTGATTGTGGGCAGGATGGGAATACCCCGCAGAGGCTCTGTGAGTGTTATTGCTTTGATTGTGGAAGGGAGCAATGAGGAAGTTGGCGCTCTTACTGGCAAACTGGGAAGCCTGAAAGGGGTAAAAGTCCGTTCGGCCTTAACCAGTCATACTGTCGGGGAGGAATAG
- a CDS encoding aconitate hydratase, with translation MSKSLAVKIIEQHLLSGKPVAGEEIALKIDQTLTQDTTGTMTYLQFQALGFPKVKTKRSVAYIDHNTLQVGFENADDHRYIQTVAAKHGIYFSRPGNGICHQVHLERFGKPGETLLGSDSHTPTCGGLGMLAIGAGGLDVAVAMGGGAYYLTMPKIVNIELLGKLPPWVTAKDIILEVLRRLTVKGGVGKIFEYTGEGITSLSVPERATIANMGAELGATTSIFPSDHVTYEFLKAQNRVEDWRELLPDQGACYDEKVTIDLSQLEPLVACPHSPDNVVPVKSVEHIKLNQVCIGSCTNSSYMDLMKVAKILEGHTVHPSVSLVIAPGSKQVFTMLAENGVLSSLIQAGARILECACGPCIGMGQAPVTDGVSLRTFNRNYQGRSGTASAQVYLCSPEVAAISALTGHITDPRSYPPVSVEMPFSYHINDNLIVPPARPGEEVEVILGPNIKPFPQNTRLPEVIKGRVLLKMGDHITTDHIMPSPAWLLPLRSNIPALSDHCLTPVDKEFPNRARNFKGGFLVAGENYGQGSSREHAALVPLYLGIKGVIALSFARIHMANLINSGILPLTFVHKEDYERISLEDELVIDDLHNQVLSGNTIAVKNITQNFSFKVRLDVSERLRHILLAGGLLPYTKGTAH, from the coding sequence ATGTCCAAAAGTCTTGCCGTAAAAATTATTGAACAGCACCTTTTATCTGGAAAACCTGTGGCCGGTGAAGAGATAGCACTCAAAATTGACCAGACCCTGACCCAGGATACAACGGGTACCATGACCTATCTCCAGTTTCAGGCCCTGGGTTTTCCCAAGGTCAAGACTAAAAGGTCCGTAGCCTATATTGACCATAATACCCTGCAGGTAGGTTTTGAAAACGCCGATGACCACCGCTACATCCAGACGGTAGCCGCCAAACATGGGATTTATTTCTCCCGCCCCGGCAACGGCATCTGCCATCAAGTCCACCTGGAACGTTTCGGCAAACCCGGCGAAACCCTGCTGGGTTCTGACAGCCATACCCCCACCTGCGGCGGACTTGGCATGCTGGCCATAGGCGCCGGGGGATTGGATGTGGCCGTAGCCATGGGTGGCGGTGCCTATTATCTGACCATGCCCAAAATTGTTAACATTGAGCTCCTGGGTAAACTGCCCCCCTGGGTTACAGCCAAAGACATCATTTTAGAAGTACTGCGCAGGCTCACGGTAAAGGGCGGTGTGGGAAAAATCTTTGAATACACCGGTGAAGGGATCACTTCTCTCTCCGTTCCCGAACGGGCTACCATTGCCAACATGGGCGCGGAATTAGGGGCAACCACCTCCATCTTTCCCAGTGACCATGTGACTTACGAATTCCTTAAAGCCCAAAACAGGGTGGAAGACTGGCGGGAACTATTACCGGATCAAGGTGCCTGCTATGATGAGAAAGTCACCATTGATCTTTCCCAGCTGGAACCCCTGGTGGCCTGTCCCCACAGCCCCGATAACGTGGTACCCGTGAAGTCGGTAGAACATATCAAACTGAATCAGGTCTGTATCGGCAGTTGTACCAATTCCTCTTATATGGATTTGATGAAAGTAGCCAAAATCCTGGAAGGCCATACTGTCCATCCCTCTGTCAGCCTGGTCATTGCCCCGGGATCTAAACAGGTCTTTACCATGCTGGCGGAAAATGGCGTCTTAAGCTCCCTTATTCAGGCCGGAGCCCGGATTCTGGAATGTGCCTGCGGCCCCTGTATCGGCATGGGGCAGGCCCCTGTTACCGATGGTGTATCCTTAAGAACCTTTAACCGCAACTACCAGGGAAGAAGCGGGACAGCCAGCGCCCAGGTGTATTTGTGCAGTCCTGAGGTGGCAGCCATCTCAGCCCTTACGGGCCATATCACCGACCCCCGCAGTTACCCCCCTGTTTCCGTAGAAATGCCCTTCTCGTATCATATTAATGACAATCTTATTGTGCCGCCTGCCCGTCCCGGGGAAGAAGTGGAAGTCATTTTGGGGCCCAACATCAAACCCTTTCCCCAGAACACCAGGCTCCCTGAAGTCATCAAGGGACGCGTTCTCTTAAAAATGGGCGACCATATCACGACGGACCATATCATGCCCTCTCCTGCCTGGCTTTTACCCCTCCGTTCCAATATCCCGGCCCTCTCTGACCACTGCCTCACCCCCGTGGACAAAGAGTTTCCCAACCGGGCGCGTAACTTTAAGGGAGGCTTCCTCGTAGCCGGTGAAAACTATGGCCAGGGTTCCAGCAGGGAACACGCCGCCCTGGTCCCCCTCTACCTGGGTATCAAGGGAGTCATCGCTCTCTCCTTTGCCCGCATTCACATGGCTAACCTCATTAACTCCGGGATCTTACCCCTGACCTTTGTCCATAAGGAAGATTATGAGCGCATTTCCCTGGAAGATGAACTGGTGATAGATGACCTGCATAACCAGGTTCTTAGCGGTAATACAATAGCAGTTAAAAATATAACCCAGAATTTCTCTTTCAAGGTAAGACTGGATGTATCTGAGCGCTTGAGGCATATCCTCCTGGCTGGCGGGCTGCTGCCATATACCAAAGGGACGGCACACTGA
- a CDS encoding isocitrate/isopropylmalate dehydrogenase family protein, with product MHTVTLIPGDGIGPEVTAAAVEVIAAAGIKINWEIADMGITALEKYGTPLPDEAIASVKKNKFALKGPVTTPVGKGFRSVNVGLRQALNLYANLRPVKSFPGIPSPFSSVDLVVVRENTEDLYAGVEHNIGNVAAEAVKIITKEASNRIARFAFQYALEHRRKKVTAVHKANILKLSDGLFLNTCQAAARDYPDIEFSDRIIDALCMDLVLAPHKYDVLVLPNLYGDIVSDLCAGLVGGLGLVPGANIGTEGAVFEAVHGSAPDIAGKGIANPTALMLCAAMLLDQLGETTAAEKIRRGIEQVIEEKIALTRDLGGSSSTREFTEAICRAIV from the coding sequence ATGCATACCGTAACACTCATCCCTGGCGACGGCATCGGTCCGGAAGTTACCGCTGCCGCCGTAGAGGTTATTGCCGCAGCCGGGATAAAAATAAACTGGGAAATAGCAGACATGGGGATAACAGCCCTGGAGAAATACGGTACACCCCTGCCTGATGAGGCCATTGCTTCAGTAAAGAAGAATAAATTTGCCCTCAAAGGTCCTGTCACTACTCCCGTAGGAAAGGGTTTTCGCAGTGTGAATGTGGGGCTGCGCCAGGCCTTAAATCTATACGCCAATCTCCGTCCTGTAAAAAGCTTTCCGGGTATCCCCTCTCCCTTCTCTTCCGTTGATTTAGTAGTAGTCAGAGAAAATACGGAAGACCTTTACGCCGGAGTAGAACATAATATCGGTAATGTGGCAGCCGAGGCCGTAAAAATAATTACTAAAGAGGCAAGCAACAGGATTGCCCGTTTTGCCTTCCAGTATGCCCTGGAACATCGGCGTAAGAAAGTTACCGCAGTTCATAAAGCAAATATCCTCAAACTAAGCGACGGTTTATTTCTCAATACCTGCCAGGCAGCAGCCCGGGATTACCCCGACATTGAATTCTCCGACAGGATTATTGACGCCCTGTGTATGGATCTGGTGCTTGCCCCCCATAAATACGATGTTCTAGTACTCCCCAACCTCTACGGCGATATCGTCTCCGACTTGTGTGCAGGTCTGGTGGGGGGTCTGGGCCTGGTGCCCGGTGCCAACATCGGTACGGAAGGAGCCGTCTTTGAAGCTGTACATGGAAGTGCCCCTGATATCGCGGGTAAAGGAATAGCCAATCCCACTGCCCTCATGCTTTGTGCGGCCATGCTCCTGGACCAATTGGGAGAAACGACTGCCGCCGAGAAAATCCGCAGGGGAATAGAGCAGGTCATAGAAGAAAAAATCGCTTTAACCCGTGACCTGGGAGGGTCAAGCAGCACCCGGGAATTTACGGAAGCCATTTGCCGGGCAATTGTTTAA
- the hydE gene encoding [FeFe] hydrogenase H-cluster radical SAM maturase HydE produces the protein MRSIFIDTLAKAQAQEELNKDDLKVLLSADGEEASLLFKHADAVREKYLGKEVHLRGIIELTNYCKQNCHYCGLRRGNEQLSRYRLTYREILTTAEQAVALGYKTLVLQGGEDSYFSARDIYELVKEIKKMDVAVTLSLGEHDFDTYKLWREAGSDRYLIKHETADPHLYEHLRPGKRLKQRLQCQSWLKELGYELGSGCMVGLPGQTLDTLAEDLLLLKKMDVDMAGIGPFIPHPQTPLASAQQGTLEMTLKMVALARIIMPLVHLPATTALGTIHPEGREKALQAGANVVMPNVSPSEYRALYQIYPNKICIRDEPVHCRSCITGKIKALGRVVSTTRGHSPKGGITR, from the coding sequence ATGAGGAGCATTTTTATTGACACTTTAGCCAAGGCCCAGGCTCAAGAGGAACTGAATAAAGATGATCTTAAAGTCCTCCTGTCTGCTGATGGGGAAGAAGCTTCCTTATTATTCAAACATGCCGATGCCGTGAGGGAAAAATACCTGGGTAAGGAAGTTCATCTGCGGGGTATTATCGAATTGACAAATTACTGTAAGCAAAACTGTCATTACTGCGGGCTGCGCAGGGGAAACGAACAACTCTCACGCTACCGTTTAACTTACAGGGAGATTCTGACTACAGCGGAGCAAGCGGTGGCCCTGGGCTATAAAACCCTGGTTTTGCAGGGAGGAGAAGATTCGTATTTTTCCGCCCGGGATATCTATGAGCTGGTAAAAGAAATCAAAAAAATGGATGTGGCCGTGACCCTTTCCCTGGGGGAACACGACTTTGACACATACAAACTCTGGCGTGAGGCCGGATCAGACCGCTACCTTATTAAGCATGAGACAGCAGATCCCCATTTATATGAACATCTTAGACCGGGGAAGAGACTAAAGCAGCGTTTGCAGTGTCAAAGCTGGTTGAAAGAGCTGGGGTATGAATTGGGTTCCGGGTGTATGGTTGGGCTGCCTGGACAAACCCTGGATACCTTAGCGGAAGACCTCCTGTTACTGAAAAAAATGGATGTGGACATGGCAGGCATCGGTCCTTTCATCCCCCATCCCCAAACCCCTCTGGCTTCGGCCCAGCAGGGGACCCTGGAAATGACCTTAAAAATGGTGGCTCTGGCCCGCATTATCATGCCCCTGGTCCATTTGCCCGCCACTACGGCTCTGGGTACCATCCATCCTGAAGGACGGGAGAAGGCTCTCCAGGCTGGAGCCAATGTGGTGATGCCTAATGTAAGTCCCTCGGAGTATAGAGCTTTGTATCAAATTTATCCCAATAAAATCTGTATCCGGGATGAACCGGTCCACTGCCGCAGTTGTATTACGGGGAAAATAAAAGCCTTAGGGCGGGTGGTGAGTACTACCCGGGGGCATAGTCCGAAAGGAGGAATTACACGTTGA